One region of Candidatus Polarisedimenticolia bacterium genomic DNA includes:
- a CDS encoding ATP-binding protein translates to MRTKTPTREVRVQIDSRYELIELVQRTAEALCRAARLGRSTTVNVGLAVREAVANAIKHGNRLQAGKRVLVIFRVEPGKLVVAVRDQGLGFDLEGVRDPLAPENVVANHGRGIFFMKSFVDEVRFSRLPGGGTEVRMEKRATRGRKGRSPASGTPMSQGGQVR, encoded by the coding sequence GACGCCCACGCGGGAAGTCCGCGTTCAGATCGACAGCCGATACGAGTTGATTGAGCTGGTCCAGAGGACCGCGGAAGCTCTCTGCCGCGCCGCCCGCCTGGGCCGCTCCACCACCGTAAACGTCGGATTGGCCGTGCGCGAGGCGGTGGCGAATGCCATCAAGCACGGCAATCGCCTGCAGGCCGGCAAGCGGGTCCTGGTCATCTTTCGGGTGGAGCCCGGTAAGCTGGTGGTGGCGGTGCGGGATCAGGGGCTCGGGTTCGACCTCGAGGGGGTGCGCGACCCCCTGGCCCCCGAGAACGTGGTCGCCAACCATGGGCGTGGCATCTTCTTCATGAAAAGCTTCGTGGACGAGGTGCGGTTCAGCCGCCTCCCCGGCGGCGGGACCGAAGTGAGAATGGAAAAGCGCGCGACAAGGGGCCGCAAGGGCCGGAGCCCGGCCTCGGGAACGCCGATGAGCCAAGGAGGACAGGTTCGATGA
- a CDS encoding STAS domain-containing protein: MKTKVRMAGKVAVVDLSGKITIGEGDVVLREEVNKLLEGDVKSILLNLNGVTYMDSAGIGELVACYKRAAETGAKLKLLNPSGRVSDLLSLTKLQQVFDIYNEEKEALATF, from the coding sequence ATGAAGACGAAGGTAAGAATGGCGGGTAAGGTGGCCGTGGTCGATCTGTCCGGGAAGATCACCATCGGCGAAGGGGACGTGGTCCTCCGGGAAGAGGTCAACAAGCTCCTCGAGGGGGACGTGAAGAGCATCCTGCTGAATCTCAACGGCGTGACCTACATGGATTCGGCGGGGATCGGCGAGCTGGTGGCCTGTTACAAGCGCGCCGCGGAGACCGGCGCCAAGCTCAAGCTTCTCAATCCTTCGGGACGCGTGTCGGATCTTCTTTCGCTGACCAAGCTGCAGCAGGTCTTCGACATCTACAACGAAGAGAAAGAAGCCCTGGCCACCTTCTAG